Part of the Paenibacillus kyungheensis genome, CCAAAATTCTTTTCCCTGGTCTACGAATCGGTGTAGCAGTGTTGCCAGCAGCATTAATCGATACCTTTGCTCAATATAAACGTTTACTGGATATCGATAGTTCTGTGCTATCGCAAGCCGCATTACATATGTATATCAAAAACGGAATGTTTACCCGTTATCGTCGCTATTTGCTTGAAGGATATGATCGCCGAATCAAGCAGTTGCATCGCACACTGGAGGCTTTGTCTGCTGATCCTATTTTTGCAAATGCTCCTCGTAATCAGGCAGTGCATACCTTTTTAAGATTACCCGATAATTTCCCGACTTCTGTGTTGATCCGTCGTTTAGCACAGCAGAACATTATCGTAGGCGATGGTAGCCAGCACTTTTTGCCAGACAGTCCATATACGATTAATCTATTACGGATGAATGTATCCAATGTACCTGAAGAGCAGATTGACCACACACTGAACATTATCGCCAAAGAAATTCGTAAGTTATCGATTACGCCCAAGCTACATGAGTAATAGTCTTCATCTACTACAATCAATGTTTTACGGCATACGGTAGGATGATTCAGGCAAAAAAAGCGACCTGTGATATACTCACAAGTCGCTTGATTTACGTTTGGGATCATCAAAGCTATATATTAACGTTTTTTATTATAAAGTCTGCTAGCACATTACTTCCCTGCTGCAACCAACTTCAACGCTTCATCTGCCGCTTGCAACGTCTGATCAATATCAGCATCCACATGAGTAGTTGTTAAGAACCATGCTTCATACTTGGAAGGAGCAAGACATACACCACGATCTAGCATATGACGGAAGAAGGATGCGAATTTCTCACCATCGGTATCTTGAGCTTGATCGTAATCAGTTACCGGATGATCGCAGAAATGTGTAGAGAATGCGCCACGAATACGGTTAATGGTCATCGCTACACCATGACGATCCGCAGACTCACGTAATCCATCGGTTAAGCGAATAGCTAGGCGTTCCATTTCTTCATAGACGCCTTCGCCTTGCAACACTTCCAGACAAGCAATCCCTGAAGCGACAGACGCAGGATTTCCTGCCATCGTACCTGCTTGATAAGCAGGTCCTAGTGGAGCGACTTGTTCCATAATATGTTTGCGACCACCATAAGCACCGATTGGCAGTCCACCACCAATAATTTTACCAAGTGCTGTTAAGTCAGGCATGATCTGATCGTGATTGTCTAAGCCAGCATATGTCTGACTGGAACCGTAATGGAAACGGAAAGCTGTAATGACTTCATCGTAAATGACTAAAGCGCCATAATCATGAGCTAACTTACATAACCCTTCCAAAAATCCCGGAGCAGGCATAACCATACCAAAATTACCGACAATCGGCTCTACCATTACGGCTGCAATCTGATCGCTCCAGTGTTCTAATGCTTCACGTAGCGCTTCTAGATTGTTGAATGGTACCGTGATGACTTCTTGCGCAATACTGGTTGGAATCCCAGCGCTATCTGGAATCCCCAGTGTTGAAGGACCAGAACCTGCTGCGACAAGCACCAGATCCGAATGTCCATGATAACAGCCAGCGAATTTGATAATTTTGTTGCGTTTGGTATAGGCGCGCGCAACACGAATCGTCGACATCACCGCTTCAGTACCGGAGTTTACAAAGCGAACTTTATCCAGAGAAGGAATACTGTCTTTGAGCATCATTGCTAATTGGATTTCAAGTTCTGTCGGTGTACCGTACAGAATTCCATTTTGGGCAGCTCTTGTAATCGCTTCAGTGATATGTGGATGGGCATGTCCGGTGATGATCGGGCCATATGCCGCTAGATAATCGATATACTTATTGCCATCGACATCTGTAAAATGAGCACCTTTCGCATTAGCCATAAATACAGGTGCACCGCCACCGACAGCTTTAAATGAGCGAGACGGGCTATTCACACCGCCTACAATATGTTCTAGTGCTTGTTCATATAATTGGGAAGAACGTGTTCGTGGATTCAATACAATCGCTCCTTATTCAAAATAACAGCAACCACCGTCCAGACAAGAAAAAAGCGCCCTTTAGATGGGCGCTATAACTACAGATGTGACGATGATTGAACTGCGCTGTTTCTATTTTACCATTGTTGCTACAGAATGTTGAGTGATTATCTTAACAGGCTTACTGCACTGAAGAACTTGAGCTGTTCGATGTAGAGCGTGAAGAAGAACCGCCTGTATTGGTTGGACTGGAACTTTCTGTACTTGAGCTTGAATTGGAACTGCCCGAAGAACTGTCTGAACTTGTACCGCTTTTGTTAGTACCTGTGGATACCGGTGTTGGTTCCACTACTGATTTATTTAAAGCATCTTGTACATAT contains:
- a CDS encoding glutamate-1-semialdehyde 2,1-aminomutase — its product is MNPRTRSSQLYEQALEHIVGGVNSPSRSFKAVGGGAPVFMANAKGAHFTDVDGNKYIDYLAAYGPIITGHAHPHITEAITRAAQNGILYGTPTELEIQLAMMLKDSIPSLDKVRFVNSGTEAVMSTIRVARAYTKRNKIIKFAGCYHGHSDLVLVAAGSGPSTLGIPDSAGIPTSIAQEVITVPFNNLEALREALEHWSDQIAAVMVEPIVGNFGMVMPAPGFLEGLCKLAHDYGALVIYDEVITAFRFHYGSSQTYAGLDNHDQIMPDLTALGKIIGGGLPIGAYGGRKHIMEQVAPLGPAYQAGTMAGNPASVASGIACLEVLQGEGVYEEMERLAIRLTDGLRESADRHGVAMTINRIRGAFSTHFCDHPVTDYDQAQDTDGEKFASFFRHMLDRGVCLAPSKYEAWFLTTTHVDADIDQTLQAADEALKLVAAGK